Proteins encoded together in one Micromonospora auratinigra window:
- a CDS encoding DUF1003 domain-containing protein: MTEQRRGERLDQPRAPRGLHLPRVDAETFGRVAEGIARGMGTANFLVYMTLFLTAWFLWNTLAPANLRFDPYTFTFLTLVLSLQASYAAPLILLAQNRQADRDRIALEEDRRRATMQKADTEYLAREIAALRIAMGEVATRDFLRSELTRLAEELDEAAERRRKLERRQQERDVRRQNGLEPLDEPRDDLDGDYVRDGRGEG, from the coding sequence GTGACTGAGCAGCGCCGGGGCGAACGGCTGGACCAGCCGCGCGCCCCCCGGGGCCTGCACCTGCCCCGGGTCGACGCGGAGACCTTCGGCCGGGTGGCCGAGGGCATCGCCCGGGGCATGGGTACGGCCAACTTCCTGGTCTACATGACCCTCTTCCTGACCGCCTGGTTCCTGTGGAACACGCTCGCCCCGGCGAACCTGCGGTTCGACCCGTACACCTTCACGTTCCTGACCCTGGTGCTCTCCCTCCAGGCCTCGTACGCGGCGCCGCTGATCCTGCTGGCGCAGAACCGGCAGGCCGACCGGGACCGGATCGCGCTGGAGGAGGACCGGCGGCGGGCCACCATGCAGAAGGCCGACACCGAGTACCTGGCCCGGGAGATCGCCGCGCTGCGCATCGCGATGGGCGAGGTGGCCACCCGGGACTTCCTCCGCTCGGAGCTGACCCGGCTGGCCGAGGAGCTGGACGAGGCGGCGGAGCGCCGGCGCAAGCTGGAACGCCGGCAGCAGGAACGGGACGTCCGGCGGCAGAACGGCCTGGAGCCGCTCGACGAGCCCCGCGACGACCTCGACGGCGACTACGTCCGGGACGGCCGCGGCGAGGGCTGA
- a CDS encoding magnesium transporter MgtE N-terminal domain-containing protein: protein MSTPNRVYIARLAGVAVFDPNGDQVGRVRDAVARMRPTQRPPEVVGLVAEMPMRRRIFLSINRITSIDPDAVVLGSGTLNLRRFEKRPNELLVLQELLDRRVQLDTGQAGSVVDVAMECNRGGEWSLSRVAVREQTSRLARRGHLHQVEWDRVRGLGTLGESRGTANLLAVLEDMRPADLANALQDLPDARRNEVAAALDDERLADVLSELPEHDQVEILAALDRERAADVLEEMDPDDAADLLNELPPPEQDVLLDLMEPDEATPVRQLLRYASGTAGSVMTSEPVILPPDATVAEALARIREPQLSPAVAAQVFVTRAPLTTPTGRYLGMVHFQRLLREPPADLLGGIVVNDIDPLRAGTPLPEITRRMATYDMVAMPVVDRNNRLVGAVTVDDVLDHSLPRDWRDRDAVAAPSAAEEPPGGGRD, encoded by the coding sequence GTGAGCACGCCGAACCGGGTCTACATCGCTCGACTCGCCGGAGTCGCCGTCTTCGACCCGAACGGCGACCAGGTGGGCCGTGTCCGGGACGCGGTCGCCCGGATGCGGCCGACCCAGCGCCCGCCCGAGGTGGTGGGGCTGGTCGCCGAGATGCCGATGCGCCGGCGCATCTTCCTCTCCATCAACCGGATCACCTCGATCGACCCGGACGCGGTGGTGCTCGGCAGCGGCACCCTCAACCTGCGCCGGTTCGAGAAGCGCCCCAACGAGCTGCTGGTGCTCCAGGAACTGCTCGACCGACGGGTCCAGCTGGACACCGGGCAGGCCGGCTCGGTGGTCGACGTGGCGATGGAGTGCAACCGGGGCGGTGAGTGGTCGCTGAGCCGGGTCGCGGTCCGTGAGCAGACCAGCCGGCTCGCCCGCCGCGGCCACCTGCACCAGGTCGAGTGGGACCGGGTACGCGGCCTGGGTACCCTCGGCGAGTCCCGGGGCACGGCCAACCTGCTCGCCGTGCTTGAGGACATGCGCCCGGCGGACCTGGCCAACGCGTTGCAGGACCTGCCCGACGCCCGGCGCAACGAGGTGGCGGCGGCGCTCGACGACGAACGCCTCGCCGACGTGCTCAGCGAGCTCCCCGAGCACGACCAGGTGGAGATCCTGGCCGCGCTGGACCGGGAGCGGGCCGCCGACGTGCTGGAGGAGATGGACCCCGACGACGCCGCCGACCTGCTCAACGAGCTGCCCCCGCCGGAGCAGGACGTGCTGCTCGACCTGATGGAGCCGGACGAGGCGACCCCGGTACGCCAGTTGCTGCGCTACGCCTCCGGCACCGCCGGCAGCGTGATGACCTCGGAGCCGGTGATCCTGCCGCCGGACGCCACGGTGGCCGAGGCGCTGGCCCGGATCCGGGAGCCGCAGCTCTCCCCGGCGGTCGCCGCGCAGGTCTTCGTGACCCGCGCCCCGCTGACCACCCCGACCGGGCGCTACCTGGGCATGGTCCATTTTCAGCGGCTGCTCCGCGAGCCCCCGGCCGACCTGCTCGGCGGGATCGTGGTCAACGACATCGACCCGCTGCGGGCGGGCACCCCGCTGCCCGAGATCACTCGCCGGATGGCCACCTACGACATGGTCGCCATGCCGGTGGTGGACCGGAACAATCGGCTGGTCGGCGCGGTGACCGTGGACGACGTGCTGGACCACTCGCTGCCGCGCGACTGGCGGGACCGGGACGCCGTGGCGGCCCCGTCCGCCGCCGAGGAGCCGCCGGGCGGTGGCCGTGACTGA